In Comamonadaceae bacterium OS-1, a single window of DNA contains:
- the cheY_4 gene encoding chemotaxis protein CheY, protein MHSILAVDDSPSMRKMVSFTLTGAGYQVIEAVDGQDAFEKAQSHSIDLVLVDQNMPRLDGIGLTRLLREHPKYKTIPILILTTESSDQMKQAGRSAGATGWLVKPFDPTRLIEVIQKVIR, encoded by the coding sequence ATGCATTCGATTCTTGCCGTTGACGACTCACCCTCGATGCGAAAGATGGTCTCCTTTACCCTGACCGGAGCGGGCTACCAGGTCATCGAGGCGGTGGACGGGCAAGATGCTTTCGAGAAGGCCCAGTCGCATTCCATCGACCTGGTGCTGGTCGACCAGAACATGCCTCGGCTGGATGGCATTGGCCTGACACGTCTGCTGCGCGAGCACCCCAAGTACAAGACGATTCCGATTTTGATTTTGACCACCGAGTCCAGTGACCAGATGAAGCAAGCGGGGCGCAGTGCCGGTGCCACGGGCTGGCTGGTGAAACCGTTTGACCCCACCCGGTTGATCGAGGTCATCCAAAAAGTCATTCGCTGA
- the fliM gene encoding flagellar motor switch protein FliM — MSESFLSQEEVDALLEGVTGESQKTVEAVFETGEIRNYDISSQEKIVRGRMPTMEIVNERFARNFRIGLFNFIRRSPEISVGTVQVQRYSAFLRELAVPTNFNIMAIRPLRGSGLIVCEPSLVFGVIDTLYGGVGKFQTRIEGREFSMTEQRVINRMVDVICAEYKKAWHGIYPLELDYQRSEMQPQFANIATPSEIVVSTVFQLEIGDITGAIHICMPYATLEPIRDVLYSSTQGDSVEVDRRWITLLSREIQSAEVTLVAELARADATVEQLLSMKPGDFIELEREPRIRASIGGVPIFDCQYGTHNSKYAIRIEECLRKEDGNHPGEMNGNG, encoded by the coding sequence ATGAGTGAATCATTCCTATCCCAAGAAGAAGTCGATGCCCTGCTCGAAGGGGTTACCGGCGAGAGCCAGAAAACGGTGGAAGCCGTTTTCGAGACCGGGGAAATCCGCAACTACGACATCTCCAGCCAGGAGAAGATCGTCCGGGGTCGCATGCCGACCATGGAGATCGTCAACGAGCGCTTTGCCCGCAACTTCCGCATCGGCCTGTTCAACTTCATCCGCCGCAGCCCCGAGATTTCGGTGGGCACGGTGCAGGTGCAGCGCTACAGCGCCTTTCTGCGCGAGCTGGCGGTGCCGACCAATTTCAACATCATGGCCATCCGTCCACTGCGCGGCAGTGGCCTGATCGTGTGCGAGCCCTCGCTGGTGTTCGGGGTGATCGACACCCTGTACGGGGGCGTGGGCAAGTTCCAGACCCGCATCGAGGGCCGCGAGTTCTCCATGACCGAGCAGCGGGTGATCAACCGCATGGTCGATGTGATCTGCGCCGAGTACAAAAAGGCCTGGCACGGTATTTATCCGCTGGAGCTGGACTACCAGCGCTCCGAGATGCAGCCGCAGTTTGCCAACATCGCCACGCCCAGCGAAATCGTGGTGTCCACGGTGTTCCAGCTGGAGATTGGCGACATTACCGGCGCCATCCACATCTGCATGCCGTACGCCACCCTGGAGCCCATCCGGGACGTGCTGTACTCCAGCACCCAGGGCGACTCGGTCGAGGTGGACCGCCGCTGGATCACCCTGCTGAGCCGCGAAATCCAGTCCGCCGAGGTCACGCTGGTGGCCGAGCTGGCACGGGCCGACGCCACGGTAGAGCAGCTTTTGAGCATGAAACCAGGCGACTTCATCGAGCTGGAGCGCGAGCCGCGTATCCGGGCCTCGATCGGGGGGGTGCCGATATTTGACTGCCAGTATGGAACCCACAATTCCAAGTATGCGATCCGCATTGAAGAATGCCTGCGCAAGGAAGATGGCAATCACCCGGGAGAAATGAATGGCAACGGATAA
- the cheD gene encoding chemoreceptor glutamine deamidase CheD — protein MAAGALPVGGDTDRRRASRVGAVPGGRPASERHSTIEELKARPRKPGEASFFYPDHHFQYNAVKVLPGEYFVSDENLVIMTVLGSCIAACLWDTRAQVGGMNHFMLPDGEDGIGAGRYGSYAMELLINEMLKIGARRETMQAKIFGGGQVMSNFTTMNVGERNTKFVIDYLQTERIPLLSQDVLDIYPRKVCFFPVTGKAMVKRLAHAHPDQAANERRGNVATVVQSTSGGSVDLF, from the coding sequence ATGGCGGCGGGCGCGCTCCCGGTTGGTGGCGATACCGACCGCCGCCGGGCTTCGCGGGTCGGCGCTGTACCGGGTGGGCGACCCGCCAGTGAGCGTCACAGCACGATTGAAGAACTCAAGGCCCGGCCCCGCAAACCGGGGGAGGCTTCGTTTTTTTATCCGGACCACCATTTCCAGTACAACGCCGTCAAGGTACTGCCCGGTGAGTACTTTGTGTCGGATGAAAACCTGGTCATCATGACGGTGCTGGGCTCCTGCATCGCCGCCTGCCTGTGGGACACCCGGGCCCAGGTGGGCGGCATGAACCACTTCATGCTGCCCGATGGCGAAGACGGCATTGGCGCAGGCCGCTATGGCTCGTACGCCATGGAGTTGTTGATCAACGAGATGCTCAAAATCGGGGCGCGCCGTGAAACCATGCAGGCCAAGATTTTTGGCGGCGGCCAGGTCATGTCCAACTTCACCACCATGAACGTGGGTGAGCGCAACACCAAATTTGTCATCGATTACCTGCAAACCGAGCGCATCCCGCTCCTGTCGCAAGACGTGCTGGACATTTATCCACGCAAGGTCTGCTTTTTCCCCGTCACCGGCAAAGCCATGGTCAAGCGGTTGGCCCACGCCCACCCCGACCAGGCCGCCAACGAGCGGCGCGGCAACGTGGCCACGGTGGTGCAATCTACGTCCGGCGGTTCGGTCGATCTGTTTTAA
- the fliR gene encoding flagellar biosynthetic protein FliR, translating to MFTFTEAQIAEWLSPILWPFLRVLAMFSVAPVFSLKSIPQRAKIGLAFFVALAAQSSLVNQPQISMNSPQAFGAVVQQVGVGMSIGFAVRLVFASVELAGELVGLQMGLNFASFFDPGSNTQVSAVARFMGHMSILLFVVMNGHLIVLMAVVKSFDSFPVDGNFLEFLAQVKLYTLGTQLFASALWMALPMVAMLLFVNLTMGVISRVAPQMNIYAIGFPVTLTMGLVGVTVTLPMMDQPVMALMERAIDLFASQR from the coding sequence GTGTTCACCTTTACCGAAGCCCAGATCGCCGAGTGGCTGTCGCCCATCCTCTGGCCGTTCTTGCGGGTGCTGGCCATGTTCAGCGTGGCACCGGTGTTCTCGCTCAAATCCATTCCGCAGCGGGCCAAGATCGGCCTGGCCTTTTTTGTAGCCCTGGCCGCGCAGTCCAGCCTGGTCAACCAGCCCCAGATCAGCATGAACAGCCCGCAGGCCTTCGGTGCGGTGGTGCAGCAGGTGGGGGTGGGCATGTCCATCGGCTTTGCGGTGCGGCTGGTGTTTGCTTCGGTGGAACTGGCGGGTGAGTTGGTGGGTTTGCAGATGGGGCTGAACTTCGCCTCTTTCTTCGACCCCGGCAGCAACACCCAGGTCAGCGCGGTGGCGCGCTTTATGGGCCACATGTCGATACTGTTGTTTGTGGTGATGAACGGCCACCTGATTGTGCTGATGGCGGTGGTCAAAAGCTTTGACAGCTTTCCGGTGGATGGCAACTTTCTGGAGTTTCTGGCGCAAGTCAAGCTGTACACGCTGGGGACCCAGCTGTTTGCCAGCGCGCTGTGGATGGCCCTGCCCATGGTGGCCATGCTGCTGTTCGTCAATCTGACCATGGGCGTGATCTCGCGGGTGGCCCCGCAGATGAACATCTACGCGATTGGTTTCCCGGTCACCCTCACCATGGGCCTGGTGGGGGTGACCGTGACGCTGCCGATGATGGACCAGCCGGTAATGGCGCTGATGGAGCGCGCCATTGACCTGTTCGCATCCCAGCGCTAG
- the cheA gene encoding chemotaxis protein CheA: MAETHSDSSGSGADFDLTQFYQIFFEEAGENLDQMEQMLLDLDLANTDDEELNGIFRCAHSIKGGAATFGFSDVAELTHQMESLLDKLRRHELKLIPPMVDALLESADSSRSLLARHQAGGEGEAVNTSALVKRISVLASGATPAPAPAPAPAPVVVAAPVAPVAPAEPRAPGARSLVIQIGPLDKPEQADAVKELFRDIPGLGTVTAMPSESADTRVFAVETTSTDDDLLDLFVFHVSKDVVRIRDLDAEATPVVAAQAPAPEPVVAVAAPAVSVEEEYGFFAGSPGHPGELPAAAPAAVAAKAEKAAGQTPLEATTIRVDIKKVDQLINLVGELVITQAMLAQNSQGLEPAMHQQLFAGLADLDRNTRDLQESVMSIRMIPMSIVFSRFPRMLRDLANRLNKKVDFVTQGESTELDKGLVEKITDPLTHLVRNSCDHGIEMPEERRAAGKPENGTITLSAAHQGGSIVIEVRDDGKGMSREKILRKARERGLDVSDAMSDAEVWQLIFAPGFSTADVVTDVSGRGVGMDVVKRNIASLNGTVDIESVEGLGMKVSVRLPLTLAIMDGMSVSVGDEVYILPLSSVVESFQVNDESVSTVAQGSQLVKVREEYMPVIALEKIFQVPIADAEKANNIMVVVESEGSRVALLVNELLGQHQVVVKNLESNYRKVSNVSGATIMGDGKVALILDIGALVRRSRH; the protein is encoded by the coding sequence ATGGCAGAGACACATAGCGACAGTTCGGGTTCAGGCGCAGACTTTGACCTGACCCAGTTCTACCAGATCTTTTTTGAAGAAGCGGGCGAAAACCTGGACCAGATGGAGCAGATGCTGCTGGACCTGGACTTGGCCAACACCGATGACGAGGAGCTCAACGGCATCTTCCGTTGCGCCCATTCCATCAAGGGCGGGGCGGCCACTTTTGGCTTTTCCGACGTGGCCGAGCTGACCCACCAGATGGAATCGCTGCTGGACAAGCTGCGCCGCCATGAGCTGAAGCTGATTCCCCCCATGGTGGATGCGCTGCTGGAGTCGGCTGATTCCTCGCGCAGCCTGTTGGCGCGCCACCAGGCGGGCGGCGAGGGCGAGGCCGTCAACACGTCGGCCCTGGTTAAACGCATCAGCGTATTGGCCTCGGGTGCCACCCCTGCACCGGCCCCGGCCCCTGCGCCTGCTCCGGTGGTGGTTGCGGCCCCGGTTGCTCCGGTAGCGCCTGCCGAGCCCCGGGCCCCGGGGGCCCGCTCGCTGGTGATCCAGATCGGCCCATTGGACAAGCCAGAGCAGGCCGATGCGGTGAAAGAGCTGTTCCGCGACATTCCGGGCCTGGGCACGGTTACCGCGATGCCCAGCGAAAGCGCCGACACCCGCGTGTTTGCGGTGGAAACTACCTCCACCGACGACGATTTGCTCGACCTGTTTGTGTTCCACGTGTCCAAGGACGTGGTGCGCATCCGCGATCTGGATGCCGAAGCCACCCCGGTGGTGGCCGCCCAGGCACCCGCCCCGGAGCCCGTGGTCGCGGTGGCTGCGCCCGCTGTATCGGTGGAAGAAGAATACGGTTTTTTCGCGGGCTCCCCCGGTCACCCTGGCGAACTCCCCGCCGCCGCTCCCGCTGCCGTGGCCGCCAAGGCCGAGAAAGCCGCAGGCCAGACCCCGCTGGAGGCCACCACCATCCGGGTCGATATCAAAAAAGTCGACCAATTGATCAATCTGGTCGGCGAGTTGGTGATCACCCAGGCCATGCTGGCGCAAAACAGCCAGGGCCTGGAGCCCGCCATGCACCAGCAGCTGTTTGCCGGCCTGGCCGACCTGGACCGCAACACCCGCGACCTGCAAGAGTCGGTCATGTCGATCCGCATGATCCCCATGTCCATCGTGTTCAGCCGCTTCCCGCGCATGCTGCGCGACCTGGCCAACCGCCTGAATAAAAAGGTGGACTTTGTGACCCAGGGCGAATCCACCGAGCTGGATAAGGGTCTGGTCGAGAAGATCACCGACCCATTGACCCACCTGGTGCGCAACAGCTGCGACCACGGCATCGAAATGCCCGAGGAACGGCGGGCTGCGGGCAAGCCTGAAAACGGCACCATCACCTTGTCGGCGGCGCACCAGGGCGGCTCCATCGTGATCGAAGTGCGCGACGACGGCAAAGGCATGTCGCGCGAGAAAATTTTGCGCAAGGCCCGGGAACGCGGCCTGGACGTGAGCGATGCCATGAGCGATGCCGAGGTCTGGCAGCTGATTTTTGCGCCCGGCTTCTCCACCGCCGACGTAGTGACCGATGTGTCGGGCCGGGGCGTGGGCATGGACGTAGTGAAGCGCAATATTGCCTCGCTGAACGGCACGGTCGATATCGAATCGGTCGAGGGCCTGGGCATGAAAGTGTCGGTGCGCTTGCCGCTGACCCTGGCCATCATGGACGGTATGTCGGTCAGCGTGGGCGACGAGGTCTACATCCTGCCGCTGTCGTCCGTGGTCGAGTCCTTCCAGGTGAACGACGAATCCGTCAGCACCGTGGCCCAGGGCTCGCAGCTGGTGAAGGTGCGCGAGGAATACATGCCGGTGATTGCGCTGGAAAAGATCTTCCAGGTGCCGATTGCCGATGCCGAAAAGGCCAACAACATCATGGTGGTGGTCGAGTCCGAAGGCAGCCGCGTGGCCCTGCTGGTTAACGAGTTGCTGGGCCAGCACCAGGTGGTGGTGAAAAACCTGGAATCGAATTACCGCAAAGTGTCCAACGTGTCGGGGGCCACGATCATGGGCGACGGCAAAGTGGCGCTGATTCTGGACATTGGCGCACTGGTGCGCCGCTCGCGGCACTAA
- the uvrY_4 gene encoding response regulator UvrY, whose protein sequence is MIHVVLCDDHAMVRRGIRNMLSEAVDIQVTGEASSYAEVRELLRTAPCDVLVLDLSMPGRGGMEVLASLREADSPIKVLIVSMFPEDQYAIRCLRAGAQGYLNKAGDPEELVLAVRTVMQGRKYVTPEVAQMLVESLSKPVLEVPHAALSEREMQTLLKIASGKRLSDIAEELLLSPKTVSVYRTRVLEKLKLANNAELTVYAIRNNLV, encoded by the coding sequence ATGATCCACGTAGTTTTATGCGACGACCACGCCATGGTGCGGCGCGGCATCCGCAACATGCTGTCGGAGGCGGTGGATATCCAGGTGACCGGCGAGGCCTCCAGTTATGCCGAAGTGCGCGAACTGCTGCGCACCGCCCCCTGCGACGTGCTGGTGCTGGACCTGAGCATGCCCGGCCGGGGCGGCATGGAGGTGCTGGCCAGCCTGCGCGAGGCCGACTCGCCCATCAAAGTGCTGATCGTGTCGATGTTTCCGGAAGACCAGTACGCCATCCGCTGCCTGCGCGCCGGGGCGCAAGGCTATCTGAACAAGGCAGGCGACCCCGAAGAGCTGGTGCTGGCGGTACGCACCGTGATGCAGGGCCGCAAATACGTCACCCCCGAGGTGGCGCAGATGCTGGTGGAAAGCCTGTCCAAACCGGTGCTGGAGGTGCCGCACGCCGCCCTGTCCGAGCGCGAAATGCAGACCCTGCTGAAGATTGCCTCGGGCAAACGCCTGTCCGACATCGCCGAAGAGCTGCTGCTCAGCCCCAAGACCGTCAGCGTCTACCGCACGCGGGTGCTGGAAAAGCTCAAACTGGCCAACAACGCCGAACTCACCGTCTACGCCATTCGCAATAATTTGGTATAA
- the fliP gene encoding flagellar biosynthetic protein FliP: protein MFKRLRWGLLALASLVHAPVFAQAAGTLPLLIGAGGQGVSYSVPIQTLLFFTSLSFLPAILLMMTGFTRIVIVLSLLRQALGTQSAPPNQIVIGLSLFLTFFVMGPTFDRVYKEAYAPYTANAISFEQALEKGEAPVRQFMLKQTRQSDFALFARLARLEPSATAETAPLRVLVPAFVTSELKSAFQIGFMIFIPFLVIDIVVASVLMSLGMMMLSPVLVALPFKLMLFVLADGWNLLIGSLAASFVQ from the coding sequence ATGTTTAAACGTTTGCGCTGGGGGCTGCTGGCACTGGCCAGCCTGGTCCACGCCCCGGTGTTTGCCCAGGCGGCGGGCACTTTGCCGCTGCTGATCGGCGCGGGCGGGCAGGGCGTGAGCTACTCGGTGCCGATCCAGACCCTGCTGTTCTTTACCTCGCTGTCGTTTCTGCCGGCCATTTTGCTGATGATGACGGGCTTCACCCGCATCGTCATCGTGCTGTCGCTGCTGCGCCAGGCGTTGGGCACGCAGTCGGCTCCGCCCAACCAGATCGTGATCGGCCTGTCGCTGTTCCTGACCTTTTTTGTTATGGGCCCCACTTTCGACCGGGTTTACAAAGAGGCCTACGCCCCCTATACCGCCAATGCCATCAGTTTCGAGCAGGCGCTGGAGAAGGGCGAAGCTCCGGTGCGCCAGTTCATGCTCAAGCAGACCCGGCAGTCCGACTTTGCGCTGTTTGCCAGGCTGGCCCGGCTGGAGCCCAGCGCCACCGCCGAAACCGCCCCGCTGCGGGTGCTGGTGCCCGCGTTTGTGACCAGCGAGCTGAAGTCGGCGTTCCAGATTGGCTTCATGATCTTCATCCCGTTTCTGGTGATCGACATCGTGGTGGCCAGCGTGCTGATGTCGCTGGGCATGATGATGCTGTCGCCCGTGCTGGTGGCGCTGCCGTTCAAGCTGATGCTGTTTGTGCTGGCCGACGGCTGGAACCTGCTGATCGGCTCGCTGGCGGCCAGTTTTGTGCAGTAA
- the fliN gene encoding flagellar motor switch protein FliN, with protein MATDKKTDDEEDPMAAWAEALEEQKVAEAKPEDTSQGGPLFGSSPMGKDKDLGSQDINMVLDIPVTLSVELGRTKVPIKYILQLAQGSVVELDALAGEPMDVLINGYLIAQGEVVVVNDKFGIRLTDVVTPSERLKRLSKG; from the coding sequence ATGGCAACGGATAAGAAAACAGACGACGAAGAAGACCCGATGGCCGCCTGGGCCGAGGCCCTGGAAGAGCAAAAGGTGGCCGAGGCCAAGCCCGAGGACACCAGCCAGGGGGGGCCGCTGTTTGGCAGCAGCCCCATGGGCAAGGACAAAGATTTGGGCTCGCAAGACATCAACATGGTGCTGGATATTCCGGTCACCCTGTCGGTGGAGCTGGGCCGCACCAAGGTGCCGATCAAATACATCCTGCAGTTGGCGCAGGGCTCCGTGGTGGAGCTGGATGCGCTGGCGGGGGAACCCATGGATGTGCTGATCAACGGCTACCTGATCGCCCAGGGCGAGGTGGTGGTGGTGAACGACAAGTTCGGTATCCGCCTGACCGACGTGGTCACGCCGTCCGAGCGGCTCAAACGCCTCAGCAAAGGCTGA
- the fliQ gene encoding flagellar biosynthetic protein FliQ: protein MNSQMVLTVGQEALWLLLMVSAPILVTVLVVGLLVSIFQAITQIHEATLSFVPKLIACMLVFALAGPWMLATLVDYIRRTIESIPTLVL, encoded by the coding sequence ATGAACTCGCAAATGGTATTGACCGTGGGGCAAGAAGCCCTGTGGCTGCTGCTGATGGTGTCGGCCCCGATCCTGGTCACCGTGCTGGTGGTGGGCCTGCTGGTGAGCATCTTCCAGGCCATCACACAGATCCACGAGGCCACGCTGTCGTTTGTGCCCAAGCTGATTGCCTGCATGCTGGTGTTTGCGCTGGCCGGGCCGTGGATGCTGGCTACGCTGGTGGACTACATCCGCCGCACCATCGAATCCATTCCCACCCTGGTTTTGTAG
- the cheB_5 gene encoding protein-glutamate methylesterase/protein-glutamine glutaminase, with the protein MKKIRVLVVDDSALVRSLLTEIINRQPDMQCVGAANDPLIAREMIRDLDPDVITLDVEMPRMDGIDFLGRLMRLRPMPVVMISTMTAQGAEVTLRALELGAVDFVAKPRIGLANGLRDLATEIVDKVRVAAVAKFRRPLLPTVSPPGAAVVPPTAAVRSTNALIGRVSTEKMICIGASTGGTEAIKDILVCMPADSPAIVITQHMPPGFTTSFAARLNSLCQITVKEAVHGERILPGHAYIAPGGKQFRINRSGANYVAVVEEGEPVNRHRPSVEVLFLSCAEMVGRNAYGIMLTGMGNDGARAMREMHDKGSYNYVQDEASCVVFGMPREAIAHGAADEVLPLDKIAPALLAKLGASGDRLHNRI; encoded by the coding sequence ATGAAGAAAATCCGTGTACTGGTGGTAGACGACTCGGCGCTGGTGCGCAGCCTGTTGACCGAAATCATCAACCGCCAACCCGATATGCAGTGCGTTGGCGCGGCCAACGACCCGCTGATCGCCCGCGAAATGATCCGCGACCTGGACCCCGACGTCATCACCCTGGACGTGGAGATGCCGCGCATGGACGGAATTGACTTCCTGGGCCGCCTGATGCGCCTGCGCCCCATGCCAGTGGTGATGATTTCCACCATGACCGCCCAGGGGGCGGAAGTCACTTTGCGGGCTTTGGAGCTAGGCGCGGTAGATTTTGTGGCCAAGCCCCGCATCGGCCTGGCCAATGGCCTGCGCGATCTGGCCACCGAAATCGTGGACAAGGTGCGTGTGGCGGCCGTAGCCAAGTTCCGTCGCCCCTTGCTGCCTACGGTGTCGCCGCCCGGCGCCGCGGTGGTGCCACCGACGGCGGCGGTGCGCTCCACCAATGCCTTGATTGGTCGCGTGTCGACCGAAAAGATGATTTGTATCGGCGCATCCACCGGCGGTACCGAGGCCATCAAGGACATTCTGGTCTGCATGCCCGCCGATTCGCCCGCCATCGTCATCACCCAGCACATGCCGCCGGGCTTTACCACCAGCTTTGCCGCGCGTCTGAACAGCCTGTGCCAGATCACCGTCAAGGAAGCCGTCCACGGCGAACGCATCCTGCCCGGCCACGCCTACATCGCACCGGGCGGCAAGCAGTTCCGCATCAACCGCAGCGGTGCCAATTACGTGGCCGTGGTGGAGGAGGGGGAGCCGGTGAACCGCCACCGGCCTTCCGTCGAAGTACTGTTTTTGTCCTGCGCCGAAATGGTGGGCCGCAACGCCTACGGCATCATGCTCACCGGCATGGGCAACGACGGGGCCCGTGCCATGCGCGAAATGCACGACAAGGGCAGCTACAACTACGTGCAGGATGAAGCCAGTTGCGTGGTCTTCGGCATGCCGCGCGAAGCCATTGCCCACGGCGCGGCCGACGAGGTGCTTCCGCTGGACAAAATTGCCCCGGCCTTGCTGGCCAAGCTGGGCGCCAGCGGCGACCGCCTGCACAATCGCATTTAA
- the cheR gene encoding chemotaxis protein methyltransferase → MRPSTAAAHNGPVLEGREFVWTDADFERVQSLIYKHAGIKLHDGKHAMVYSRLSRRLRDTGHNSFRDYLGWLEHSADGPEWQEFVNALTTNLTAFFREQHHFEILATLLRSKPASTPWNVWCSASSTGEEPYSIVMTALENLGSSPSFKLTASDIDSKVLASAAQGIYRLENLKGLDQGRMQKFLLRGKGDNAGLVRIKPELRRMIDFISVNLIRDDWPFREPFDVVFCRNVMIYFDAATQRAVLERIHRVMKPGATLFVGHAENFSESRDLFILRGKTSYERC, encoded by the coding sequence ATGCGCCCATCCACCGCTGCTGCCCATAATGGCCCTGTGCTTGAAGGCCGCGAGTTTGTCTGGACCGATGCCGACTTCGAGCGCGTGCAGTCGCTGATCTACAAGCACGCCGGTATCAAGCTGCACGACGGCAAGCACGCCATGGTCTACAGCCGCCTGTCGCGGCGGCTACGTGATACCGGGCACAACAGTTTTCGGGACTACCTGGGCTGGCTGGAGCATTCTGCCGATGGGCCCGAGTGGCAAGAGTTCGTCAATGCCCTGACCACCAACCTCACGGCCTTTTTTCGCGAGCAGCACCACTTCGAAATTTTGGCTACGCTGCTCCGCTCCAAGCCGGCCAGCACTCCGTGGAACGTGTGGTGCAGCGCGTCCTCTACCGGCGAGGAGCCTTATTCCATCGTGATGACAGCGCTGGAGAATTTGGGCTCCAGCCCATCGTTCAAGCTCACCGCCAGCGACATCGATTCCAAGGTATTGGCTTCGGCGGCCCAGGGCATTTACCGGCTGGAAAACCTCAAAGGACTGGACCAGGGGCGGATGCAGAAGTTTTTGCTGCGCGGCAAGGGCGACAACGCCGGGCTGGTGCGCATCAAGCCCGAGTTGCGCCGCATGATCGACTTCATCAGCGTCAACCTGATCCGCGATGACTGGCCGTTTCGCGAGCCTTTCGACGTGGTGTTTTGCCGCAACGTGATGATTTACTTCGATGCCGCCACCCAAAGGGCGGTGCTGGAGCGCATCCACCGGGTGATGAAGCCGGGGGCTACGCTGTTTGTCGGCCATGCAGAGAATTTCAGCGAATCGCGTGACTTATTCATCTTGCGGGGGAAGACGAGCTATGAACGTTGCTAA
- the cheW_2 gene encoding chemotaxis protein CheW codes for MGAMERSGALATTAAREYLTFRLSQEEYGIDILKVQEIRGYEPPTRIANAPSFIKGVVNLRGTIVPIVDMRLKFNCSEAEYNSFTVVIILNLRARIVGIVVDSVSDVLELQPESVKAAPDIDSIVDNSCILGLGSVSDRMLILLDIERLMSGPDMGLSAD; via the coding sequence ATGGGAGCAATGGAACGTTCGGGGGCTTTGGCCACCACCGCAGCCAGAGAGTATTTGACATTCCGCCTGAGCCAGGAAGAGTACGGTATTGATATTCTGAAGGTGCAGGAAATTCGCGGCTACGAGCCACCGACCCGTATCGCCAACGCCCCGTCCTTCATCAAAGGGGTGGTGAACCTGCGCGGCACCATCGTGCCCATCGTGGACATGCGCCTCAAGTTCAACTGCTCCGAGGCCGAGTACAACAGCTTCACCGTGGTGATCATCCTGAATCTTCGTGCCCGCATCGTCGGCATCGTGGTGGATTCGGTCAGTGACGTGCTGGAACTGCAACCTGAGAGCGTCAAGGCCGCGCCCGACATCGACAGCATCGTGGACAACAGTTGCATTTTGGGTCTGGGCTCGGTCAGTGACCGCATGCTGATTCTGCTGGACATCGAGCGCCTGATGTCCGGGCCGGATATGGGCCTGTCTGCCGACTGA